A genomic window from Neoarius graeffei isolate fNeoGra1 chromosome 5, fNeoGra1.pri, whole genome shotgun sequence includes:
- the cxcr3.3 gene encoding C-X-C chemokine receptor type 3.3: MADGSNMQLELHGIFEHNGTFDYDNYTGEEDCITVRSSAAIFVSILYSVTLVLGLIGNILVLVVLWQKRHSWSVTDAFVLHLSVADILLLLTMPLWVVDAVIGWSFNTGVCKLAGALFKINFYCGIFLLACISLDLYFSIVHTMQLCSRTKSWLMQLICLAVWFFCFLLSIPDWMYLKVPSDPEKEGDIECVHEYPSKESRLGSRLSYHLLGFFLPVMVLLYCSVLALMQCRSDQRVQKQRAVRVILALVLAFFISWTPYNIALLVDTISSSPDKVTESCEAHRWTAVKSTAVLGFLHSCFNPLIYFGFSEKFRHWVLAILKCVSCAVGNGDFFPWDSQEVDKATPVSQEEKGSLHPMSDIKLTITQQQDDKII, encoded by the exons ATGGCTGATGGG tcAAATATGCAGCTCGAACTGCATGGGATATTTGAACACAACGGCACCTTTGACTATGACAACTATACCGGTGAAGAGGATTGCATCACAGTGAGGTCCTCTGCAGCTATATTCGTCTCCATCCTGTACTCTGTGACACTCGTGCTGGGGCTGATTGGTAACATCCTGGTGCTGGTTGTGCTGTGGCAGAAGAGGCATAGCTGGAGCGTGACAGATGCCTTcgtgcttcacctgagtgtggctGACATACTGCTTCTCCTCACCATGCCACTCTGGGTAGTGGATGCTGTGATAGGGTGGAGCTTCAACACTGGAGTTTGCAAGCTGGCTGGAGCTTTGTTTAAG ATCAACTTCTACTGCGGTATCTTCCTGTTAGCCTGCATCAGCCTAGATCTATACTTTTCTATAGTTCACACAATGCAGCTTTGCTCACGCACAAAGTCCTGGCTGATGCAGCTCATCTGCCTGGCTGTTtggttcttctgttttcttctcTCCATCCCTGACTGGATGTACCTGAAGGTTCCATCTGACCCCGAGAAAGAAGGTGATATCGAGTGTGTGCATGAGTACCCATCTAAAGAATCACGTCTGGGTTCACGTTTGTCCTACCATCTGTTAGGCTTTTTTCTTCCTGTCATGGTGCTGCTGTATTGTTCTGTTCTTGCCCTGATGCAGTGCAGATCTGATCAGCGTGTGCAGAAACAGAGAGCCGTGCGAGTCATTCTTGCCCTGGTGTTGGCCTTTTTCATCAGTTGGACACCTTACAACATTGCTCTGCTAGTGGACACTATCAGTTCTTCACCCGACAAAGTCACAGAAAGTTGTGAAGCTCACAGGTGGACTGCAGTGAAAAGCACAGCCGTTCTCGGTTTCCTTCACTCCTGCTTCAACCCTCTGATCTATTTCGGCTTTTCAGAAAAATTCAGACACTGGGTGTTAGCCATCTTGAAGTGTGTCAGTTGTGCAGTGGGCAATGGTGACTTTTTCCCATGGGATTCTCAAGAAGTTGACAAAGCTACTCCTGTCTCACAGGAGGAGAAAGGATCACTACACCCAATGAGTGATATTAAACTGACTATTACACAGCAGCAGGATGATAAAATAATTTGA